GAGGTGCCGGGTCCGGCGCCGCGTCGGGTTCCACCGGCAGCACCCAAGCTCTCACCCTCAGCCCCGGCACCCCGGTCTCGGCCGTCTACCCCGGCGGCCAGTCCGCAGTGGTGGTCACCGTGGCCAACCCCAACACCCTCGGTGTGCGCCTGGAGTCCCTCGCGCTCGACACGACGCGCGGCGTCAGTGGCTTCGCCGTCGACGCCGGGCACTCGGGATGCGGCACCTCCGCCCTGTCCTACGCGACCCAGACAAACGGGGGCAGCGGCTGGAACGTCCCCGCCAACGCGTCGGTGACCCTCACCCTGGCCGGGGCCTTGTCGATGGGCACCGGCGCGGAGGATGCCTGCCAGGGTGCCTCCTTCACCCTCTACCTGCGGGCAGGCCCTTGATGCGCCGGCTGCTCGTGGCGATGCTCGCGGTGTCCCTCATCGGGGGCGCCGTTGCGTGGAGCTACTGGAGTGTCGCGCCGGCGGCCGGTGGCACCGGGGCCGCCGCCGCCACGACCGTCAACGCCGGGGCGACCCCGACGGCAAGCGCGAGCGGTGGCTCGGTCACCGTCTCGTGGTCCGCGACTGCCCTGGCCAACGGCCAGGCGGTGTCCGGCTACCTCATCCGCCGCTACGACGCCGTCACCTCGGCGCAGCAGACGATCCTCAGCGCGTGCACCGGCACCGTCGCCGCGACCACCTGCACCGAGAACATCGTGCCGACCGGCTCGTGGCGCTACACCGTCACCCCGGTGATCGGCACCAGCTGGCGCGGCGCCGAGAGCGCGCTGAGCAGCGTGGTCGACATCGACGCCACGCCACCCACGAACGCCCTTTCCCTGTCCTCGGTCACCGGCGGCGCCTCGCTGACAGGCAACACGGTCTACTACCGCGGTGCCGCTGCCGGAAGCTTCCGGGTCACCAACGCTGTCATCGATGCCCACTCCGGCCCGGCCAGCAGCACCACCGGCAACCTGTCGGGCACGACCACGGGGTTCACCCACACCGGATCCACCGTCTCGACGCCGAGCGGCGGACCGTTCGTGTCCGACGTGTTCTCCTGGACGGCCGCTACCACCTCGTCCCCGCAGGTCGTCGTCACCGGACGCGACGTCAAGGGCAACAGCGCCGCCGCGACCCTCACCCTCGCCAACGACCCGACCGCACCCACCGCTTCCGTCGACTACGTCAACGGTGCCACGACGGGACGCTCGGTCAGCGTCACCTTCAGCGCGTCCGACAGCGCCTCGGGTGTCGTGGCCGGCAGCGCGCGGCTCCAGCGGGCGGGCGCGCCGCTGACGAACGGCACCTGTGGCACCTTCGGCGGCTTCGTCAACATCGGGTCAGCAGCGCCCACCTCGCCGTACGCCGACACCAACCTCTCCGCCGGCCGGTGTTACAAGTACCAGTACGTCGTCAGCGACAGGGTCGGCAACACGCAGACCGCGACCAGCACCAACGTCGCCAAGGTCGACTACGCCACCTCGGTCGGCACCACGCCCGGTCTGTTGAGCCAGTGGCGGTTCGGTGAGCCCGTAGCGACCCTGACCTCCTCGGACTCCTTCACCGGCGCGTCGGGCACTCTGCTGACGAACCGAGTCGGCGAGGTCGGCGCCGCGTGGGCGTTCCAGGGCGGCTCAGGCAACACCGAGACGCTCAGCTCCGCGGGCCGGGTCTATCGCAGCGGCTCCGGCTACACGCGCACGTACTCCACCGCCACGCCCGCAAGCGCGAACTACTCCGTGGAAGCCGATCTCTACGTCACCTCCAACCTCGCCAACGAGATGGTGGGCGTCATCGGACGACTCGACTTGAGCTCGACCTCCTACTACCTCGCCCGGTGGCAGCAGGCAGACGCCAGTTGGAGAATCGGCAAGGTCGTCAACGGCGGTGCGGTCACCTACCCGGGCTATGTCGCCAATCAGGCCCCGCTCGTGCCCGGACAGACCTACCGCGTCCGGCTCGAGATGGTCGGCACTTCCCTGAAGCTCTACGTCAACGGCGTCCTGACCGTGACCGCGACGGACACCGCCATCACGGCCCCCGGCAAGGCCGGGATCATCGACGGCTCGGACACGGCGACGGTCACCAAGTCCGCCACCACCGGCGTCCACCTCGACAACTTCCAGGTCACCCCGTCCACCTATCCGCGCGCCGCGGACAGCAAGGGCAGCAACCCCGGTGACTACGAGAACGGGCCCACCCTCGGCCAGGCCGGTGCCCTGGCCGGTGACAGCAACACCGCGGCCCGCTTCGACGGCGTCAACGACCACGTCCAGGTCACCAACAGCACGGGGCTCCCGGCCGGCGCGGGCGTACGGTCGATCGAGGCGTGGATCAAGACCACCAGCACCGCACGTCAGGTGCTCTTCGGCTACGGCAGCGTGGCCACCTCCCAGCAGTTCGCGCTGTGGCTCGACGCAGGCGGCGGCTCGATGACCGCCTGGGGCTCGGGTACGGGCAACGACAAGGTCTTCGCCCTCGCGAACCGCCTGAACGACGGCGGCTGGCACCACGTGGTGCAGACCTACGACGGCACCTCGCTGACGATCTACATCGACGGGGTCTCCCTCCCGTCCCAGCAGGCCACCCGCAACACGGTGATGGACCGCTACGGCTTCGGCATCGGCGCGATCATCAACCCCTCGGACGGCAACTCCGGCGGATACTTCAACGGGTGGATGGACGAGGTCGCCTTCTACACCTCGGTGCTGTCGCAGGCGACGGTCACCGAGCACTACCAGCTCGGGGGAGCCGTCGCGGACCAGGCCGGTCCCACCGGAGGCTCGGTGGACGCCAGCGGGCTGGCCGGCACGGGCAGCCGCTGGTCCACCTCGACCACCCTGAGCCTCGTGCTGGCCAAGGGCACCGACCCCAGCGGGGTCGCGGCGACAGGCGCAGAGCTGCGCCGGTCGAGCGCGCCGCTGACCACCAACGGGACCACCGAGGGCGCCTGCGGCACCTTCACGGGCTACGCCGTGGTCGCGAGCGACCCCCCGTCGCCCGCGACCGACCCGGTCGCCGACCAGGCCTGCTACCGCTACGAGTACGAAGTGGCCGACGGGTTCGGCAACACGAGCGTCTACACCAGCCCCAACATCAAGGTCGACACGACGCCCCCCGCGCCTCCGGTCCTGACGTTCTCGTCGTTCATCAACACCTACTGGAGCGGCACGGGTTCGACCGTCTACTACCGCTCGGGCGCGGCGTCGGGCGAGTTCCAGGTCGCGGCGACCACGTCCGACCCCACGTCGGGCATCTCGGTGCGCACCTTCCCCCAGCTCGGCACCGGATGGACCGCCGCGCTGGTGGGCGCGAATGTCAAGTACTCCTGGAGCACCCCCCCGTCGGCTCCCGGCACCAGGAACGTCACCGCGACCAACCACGCGGGGGGCGTCTCCGCCAACGCGCCCTTCACGCCTACCGCGGACGGCGTCGCGCCCAGCGGCGGCACGCTGAGCTATGCCGACGGCGCGACCAGCAACACGACGGTCAGCGTGAGCTTCACTGCGGGCACCGACTCCGAGTCAGGGCTCGGGACCCGCGTCCTGCAGCGTGCCTCCGCGCCGCTCACGGACAGCACCTGTGGGACGTTCACGACGTTCGCGACGGTCACGGGCGGCACCAACCCCGGCTCACCCTTCGCCGACCCGGTCACCCGCAACTCCTGCTACCAGTACCGCTACCTCGTCTCCGACAACGTGGGCAACCAGCAGGCCGTCACTAGCGCGAACGTGGTCAAGGTCTGGCCGACCTATCTCGGCTCGGTCAGCTCCTCGACCAGCCTGGTCAACCAGTACCGCCTTGGCGAGGCCACCACGTCGTCGGACAGCTTCACCGGCGCCACCGGGGCGCTGCTCCAGAACCGCACCGGCGAGATGGCCGCGGCGTGGACCAGGCACCCGGCCTCCTCTGCAGATGCGACCATCACCGCCGGCGGACGAGTCCGCAAGGCTGGCACCAGCACGATGGGGGCGTTGTACTACGCCTCCGGTGTCCCGGCCACCGCGGACTACATCGTCGAGACCGACATATACGTCGCGACCAACCTTACGAACGACATGGCCGGCGTGGTCGGCCGGCTCGACACGACAAATGTCAACGGCACCTACTACTACGCCCGGTACGAGCAGACCACCCAGGTCTGGATCCTGTACAAAGTGGTCAACGGCACCTGGACCTGGTTGGGCCAGTCCGCGACCCAGGCGCTGACAGTCGGCTCGACGTACCGACTCGCCCTGGACATGACCGGCGCCTCCATCCGGGTGCTCGTCGACGGGGTGCAGGTTGTCGCGGTCACCGACGCCGGCATCGGCGCCGCCGGCAGGGGCGGCCTCGCCCTCGGCTTCCACGGCTCCTCGGCGACTACGGTGACCGACACCACGGGCATGCACCTCGACAACTTCCGAACCACTCCGGCGATGGTCGACGCCAAGGGCACCAACAGCGGTGACTACCTCAGCGGTCCTGTGCTGGGCGTTTCGGGTGCAATCGCCGGTGACGCGAGCACCGCCGCCCAGTTCGACGGGGTCAACGACTTCGCCAGCGTCAACCGTCAGGTCGCCGACGACTTCTCGATCGAGTTCTGGTTCAAGTCGACCCAGGGCATCGGCACAGGCACGCAGTGGTGGCAGGGCGCCGGTCTCGTCGATGCCCAGATCACCGGCTCGGCCAACGACTTCGGTGTCTCGCTCCGCGCCGACGGTCGGGTCGTGGCCGGAGTGGGCACGCCGGACGTGTCCATCGTCTCGACCACGGGTGGCTACAACAACGGCGCGTGGCACCACGTGGTGTTCACCCGCACGAGGGCCTCCGGCGCCCTGGCGCTCTATGTGGACGGTGCCGCGGCCGGAAGCGCCACCGGGAGCACGCTCTCGCTCACCAGCGCGTCCGCCATCAACTTCGGCCGGCTGCTGACCGGCACGAACTACTACGCGGGCGTCCTCGACGAGGTCGCCGTGTACAACACCGCCCTCACGCCGGGTGCGATCACCGCCCACTACGGCTCCGCCCAGTAGCCGGCGGGCCGGCCGGGCTGTCTACTCTGGCGCCGTGCCCCTCCCGACCATCGGCGTCTTCGCCCTTCAGGGCGACGTCCGCGAGCACCTCGCGGCACTGAGCTCCCTGGGTGCCGAGACTCTCGCCGTACGACGTCCTGAGGAGCTCGCGCGCTGCGACGGCCTCGTCCTGCCCGGCGGCGAGTCGACCACGATGTACAAGCTGGCCCGGATCTTCGACCTGCTGGAGCCGCTGCGGCAACGGGTGCGCGACGGCATGCCCGCCTTCGGGACATGCGCCGGGATGATCATGCTGGCCGACAAGGTGCTCGACGGCACCGCCGATCAGGAGACCATCGGCGGCCTCGACATCACGGTGCGGCGCAACGCCTTCGGGCGGCAGGTCGACTCGTTCGAGGGTGACCTCGACTTCGACGGGCTCGACGCACCCGTGCACGCTGTCTTCATCCGCGCACCCTGGGTGGAGAGAGCCGGTGCGGACGTAGAGGTGTTGGGCCGAGTCGAGGGCGGTCCGGCCGCGGGTACCATCGTCGCGGTCCGCCAGGGCCCGCTGATGGCGACGTCGTTCCACCCCGAAGTCGGGAACGACGCCCGGATCCACCGGCTCTTCGTGTCCCTGGTAACCGACCAGATGTCCCAGAAGTCGTAGGAAGAGAGCTCATGTCCGGCCACTCCAAATGGGCGACCACGAAGCACAAGAAGGCCGTTGTCGATGCCCGTCGCGGCAAGATGTTCGCCAAGCTGATCAAGAACATCGAGGTCGCCGCGCGGATGGGCGGTGGTGACATCACCGGCAACCCCACGCTCTACGACGCCATCCAGAAGGCCAAGAAGTCGTCGGTGCCCAACGACAACATCGACCGAGCGGTCAAGCGCGGGTCCGGTGCCGAAACGGGCGGCGCCGACTACCAGACGATCATGTACGAGGGCTACGGCCCGTCCGGAGTCGCGATGCTCATCGAGTGCCTCACCGACAACCGCAACCGCGCCGCGATGGAGGTGCGCACCGCCATGACCCGCAACGGCGGTTCGCTGGCCGACCCGGGCTCGGTGTCGTTCCTCTTCCATCGCAAGGGTGTCGTGATCGTGCCGGTCGACCAGGACGGCAAGCAAGTCTCCGAGGACGACGTGCTCGAGGCCACGCTCGAAGCCGGCGCCGACGCGGTCAACGACCTCGGCGAGGCGTTCGAGGTCGTGTCCGAGCCCACCGACCTGGTGGCCGTGCGCACTGCGCTCCAGGCCGGCGGCATCGACTACGACTCCGCCGAGGCGTCGTTCGTGCCCGACATGCAGGTCGAGCTCGACGCCGACGGCGCGGCCAAGGTGTTCCGCCTGATCGACGCACTCGAGGACCTCGACGACGTACAGAACGTCTTCGCCAACTCCGACGTCTCCGACGACGTGATGGCGCAGCTCTCCGACGACGACGACTAGCACTGCCGAACTCGCGAGGCAGAGCTGATGGTGGTCGAGTGATCCGCACGACGGAGCCTGCGAGGTCCTGACCGGCGTGTCGAGACCCGGTGAGTATGGAGCAAGCCTAACGTGGGACCGAACACACGTTCGGACGAGAGGCGGCCACATGCGGGTGCTCGGGATCGACCCCGGCCTGACCAGGTGCGGCATCGGCGTCGTCGACGGTGAGGTCGGCCGACCGCTCACGCTCATCGACGTCAACGTGCTCCGCACCTCGGCCGACCAGCCGGTCGCCCAGCGACTCGTGACGATCGAGAAGGGCATCGACGCCTGGCTCGATGAGTACTCACCCGACGCCGTCGCCGTCGAGCGGGTCTTCGCGCGCTCCGACTCCAGCACGATCATCGGCACCGCCCAGGCCAGCGGCATCGCCCTGGTCGCTGCCGCTCGTCGCGGGCTGCCGATCGCGCTGCACACGCCGTCCGAGGTCAAGGCCGCCGTCTCCGGCAGCGGCCGCGCCGACAAGGCGCAGGTCGGCGCGATGGTGACCCGCATCCTGCGCCTGGACGCCCCGCCGAAGCCGGCCGACGCCGCCGACGCGCTCGCCCTGGCCATCACCCACATCTGGCGCGGTGGCGCCCAGGCCCGCATCGACGCGGCCCTGGCTCGCCAGCAGCGCAGCGTCGCCGCCTACTCGAGGAGCAGCATCCGATGATCGCGTTCGTCCGTGGAGAGGTCGCCGCCGTCACGTTGAACTCGGCGGTGGTCGAGGTCGGGGGAGTCGGCCTCGAGCTGATGTGCACCCCCGGCACCCTGGCCACGCTTCGCACGGGCCAGCGCGCCGCCCTGCCCACCAGCATGGTGGTGCGCGAGGACTCGCTGACCCTGTTCGGTTTCCTCGACGACGACGAGAAGGCGACGTTCGAGCTCGTGCAGACGGCGTCCGGTGTCGGGCCCAAGCTCGCCCAGGCGATGCTCGCCGTACTGCCTCCTGACGACCTCCGCCGAGCGGTCGCATCCGAGGACGTCCCGACCCTCACCAAGGTGCCGGGCATCGGGCAGAAGGGCGCGCAACGGATCATCCTCGAGCTGCGCGACCGTCTCGGTGCGCCGGCCGACGTCATCCGCCGCGGCGGCCCGGTCGTCGCAGCGACGTGGCGCGATCAGGTGCAGCAGGGCCTGGTCGGCCTGGGCTGGTCGGCCAAGGAAGCCGACAAGGCCGTCGACGCCGTCGCCGACGACGCGGGTGACCAGCCTGATGTCAGTGCGCTGCTGCGTGCCGCCCTCCGCACGCTGAGCAAGGCCTAGACCCGTGTACGACGACCACCTGGACGCCGCCGAGGACGAGCACTTCCGTTCGCTCACTGTCGCGGATGCCGACGGCGACGAGCGAGCCGTCGAGGCGGCCCTGCGCCCGCGCAGCCTGGACGAGGTCGTGGGTCAGACGCGGGTACGCGACCAGCTCGGCCTGGTGCTCGAAGCAGCCCGTCAGCGCGGCCGCGCACCCGATCACGTGCTGCTGTCCGGGCCGCCCGGTCTCGGCAAGACGACGCTGGCGATGATTATCGCGCACGAGATGTCGACGCCGTTGCGACTGACGAGCGGTCCAGCCATCACGCATGCGGGCGACCTGGCCGCGATCCTCTCCGGGCTCAACGACGGCGACGTGCTCTTCGTCGACGAGATCCACCGGATGTCGCGGCCCGCCGAAGAGATGCTCTACATGGCGATGGAGGACTTCCGGGTCGACGTGATCATCGGCAAGGGCCCCGGTGCCACCGCGATCCCGCTCGAGATCCCACCGTTCACGCTCGTGGGTGCCACCACCCGCGCTGGTCTGCTGCCCGGTCCGCTGCGCGACCGGTTCGGCTTCACCGCGCACCTGGAGTTCTACGAGCCCCACGAGCTCGACCGGATCGTCAAGCGTTCGGCCGGGCTGCTCGAAGTCGACGCCCGCCCCGACGGCACCAGCGAGATCGCCTCCCGATCGCGCGGCACACCGCGCGTCGCCAACCGGCTGCTCCGCCGGGTGCGTGACTTCGCGCAGGTGCGGGCCGACGGCGTGGTCAACCTCGAGGTGGCCCGGGCTGCGCTCGACCTCTACGAGGTAGACGAGTCAGGTCTCGACCGCCTCGACCGGGCCGTGCTCGACGTGCTGTGCCGTCGCTTCGGCGGCGGTCCGGTCGGCGTCTCCACGCTGGCCGTGGCGGTGGGCGAGGAGCGCGAGACGGTCGAGGAGGTCGCCGAGCCCTACCTGGTGCGCTGTGGCTTCCTGGCCCGCACTCCGCGTGGGCGGATGGCCACGCCCGCCGCCTGGCGGCACCTCGGACTCGCCGTACCCCCGGGCGCCGGCATCGGCGACGCCACGCTGTTCGAGGAGTAGGTCACCGACCGCGTTGTGACGCGGCGTACACTCCTCCGTTGGTCGGCCTGTGCGGGGAATCCCCGCCCAATTGGTGGCCACCACCCACCGTCGTGATCGTTAGGAACTCTCTGTGCCGGAGTCGCTCGCCACTCTGCTGCCCATCGCGGCCATCGCCCTCATCTTCTGGTTGCTGATCGTGCGCCCCGCGTCGCGTCGGCAGAAGCAGATCGCCCAGCTCCAGTCCGGGCTCAGCACCGGTGACAAGGTGATGCTGAGCGCCGGCATCTACGGCGTCATCACCGCGACGACCGACGACCGCGTGCACGTGCAGATCGCTGACGGCGTCATCGTCGAAGCGGCGCGCGGCGCCGTCGCGTCGGTCGACCGGGCGCCGGTCACCGACGACGTCGAACCGCCGCACGACACGGAAGAGAACTGATATGGCGGGCAGGACAAAGCGCTATCGTCCCGGTCGCACCCTCGTCGCGTACTTCGCCGGCCTGGCGATCCTGTTCGGCCTCGTCGCCATCGGTGGCGCCTGGAAGCCCGAGCTCGGGCTCGACCTGCAGGGCGGCACCCGGATCACGCTGATCGCCAAGGGCGATCCCGACGCCGCGAACCTCGAGGAGGCCCGCAAGATCATCGACCAGCGGGTCAACGGCTCGGGTGTCAGCGAGGCCGAGGTGGTCAAGGAGGGCAACGGAATCATCGTCGTCGAGATCCCGGGTAAGAACCGGCGCGACCTCGTCGACACGGTGGAGCGTCAGGCGCAGCTGAGGTTCCGGCTCGTGGCCCTGGCCGCCCAGAGCGCCGCCGGTGCCGCCGAGCCGACCGACCCCACGACCACGGACGCCCCGGGCAGCGGAGTGCTCGCCCCGACGCCAACGCCGAAGCCGACCAAGAAGCCCGGCGGCAAGGCGAGTGACCAGCCCACCGAGTCGCCCACGGCGACCCCCAAGAACCGCGCCCCCTACGCCTGGGCCGACGGTGAGTCGCCGTCCCCCAGCGCACCGGCCAGTGAGCCGACCGCCCCGTCCGACGACTCGACCATCGTCGTGCCCGGTGAAGGTGCGAGTGAAGGTGCCGGCACCGGTGACGGTGGTGGCGAGGCCTCAGTCGACAAGCCGCTCGAGTGGATGGACAACCCCGGCACCCAGTGGACGCAGAAGTTCAACGACTTCACCTGCCCGGCCGGCGGCGCGATCCCCGTCGTCGACGACAACCCCGCCAAGCCGCTGATCACCTGCGACGAGAACGGCTTCAAGTACCTGCTCTCCAAGACGATGATCGAGGGCACCGCGCTCGACAACGCCGCGACCGAGGCGCCCAACCAGCAGCAGACGCAGTGGGGTGTCGGCCTCCAGTTCGACGGGGCCGGCACCAAGACGTTCACGACGATCAGCCAGACGCTCTACGGCACGGAGAAGCAGTTCGCGATCGTGCTCGACGGCAACGTCATCTCCGCGCCGACGATGAGGGGCCTGATCACCGACGGCAAGGCGTCCATCACCGGCAACTTCAAGCAGTCGGAAGCAGACAGCCTGGCGACCAGCCTGAAGTTCGGTGCCCTGCCGATCGCCTTCGAGGACCCGTCGACCGAGACGATCGGCCCCTCGCTGGCCGGTGACCAGCTCACCGCCGGCCTGACGGCCGGCGCCTTCGGTCTCGGGTTGGTGCTGATCTACTGCCTGTTCTACTACCGCGGCCTCGGCCTGGTCGTCGTGGCGTCGCTGCTGGCGGCTGCTGCCACGACGTACTCACTGGTCCTGCTCCTGAGCAAGACGGCCGGCTTCACACTGACCCTGCCAGGCATCGCCGGACTGATCATCGCCGTCGGCATCACGGCCGACTCGTTCATCATCTTCTTCGAGCGCATCCGAGACGAGATGCGTGAAGGGAAGTCGATGCGGGTCGCCGTCGAGACGGGATGGAAGAGGGCCAAGGTCACCAGACTCGCGGCCCAGGTCGTCTCGCTGCTGTCCGCGGCCGTGCTCTACATCTTCGCGACCGGCGTGGTGAAGGGCTTCGGCTTCGCGCTCGGTCTCTCCACCCTGGTCGACCTCGCGATCCTGTTCTGGTTCACGAAGCCGATGGTGTCGTGGCTCGCCAAGTTCAGGTTCTTCAACAGTGGACACAAGTTGTCCGGACTCAGCACCGACTCGCTCGGCATGGAGCCGGCCGCTGTGGGAGGTAAGGCCTGATGGGCAAGTTCTCGCGCCTCGGAAACGACCTCTACGGCGGTCGCAAGTCCTACGACTTCGTCCACAAGAAGTCCAT
This is a stretch of genomic DNA from Nocardioides sp. InS609-2. It encodes these proteins:
- a CDS encoding LamG domain-containing protein; its protein translation is MRRLLVAMLAVSLIGGAVAWSYWSVAPAAGGTGAAAATTVNAGATPTASASGGSVTVSWSATALANGQAVSGYLIRRYDAVTSAQQTILSACTGTVAATTCTENIVPTGSWRYTVTPVIGTSWRGAESALSSVVDIDATPPTNALSLSSVTGGASLTGNTVYYRGAAAGSFRVTNAVIDAHSGPASSTTGNLSGTTTGFTHTGSTVSTPSGGPFVSDVFSWTAATTSSPQVVVTGRDVKGNSAAATLTLANDPTAPTASVDYVNGATTGRSVSVTFSASDSASGVVAGSARLQRAGAPLTNGTCGTFGGFVNIGSAAPTSPYADTNLSAGRCYKYQYVVSDRVGNTQTATSTNVAKVDYATSVGTTPGLLSQWRFGEPVATLTSSDSFTGASGTLLTNRVGEVGAAWAFQGGSGNTETLSSAGRVYRSGSGYTRTYSTATPASANYSVEADLYVTSNLANEMVGVIGRLDLSSTSYYLARWQQADASWRIGKVVNGGAVTYPGYVANQAPLVPGQTYRVRLEMVGTSLKLYVNGVLTVTATDTAITAPGKAGIIDGSDTATVTKSATTGVHLDNFQVTPSTYPRAADSKGSNPGDYENGPTLGQAGALAGDSNTAARFDGVNDHVQVTNSTGLPAGAGVRSIEAWIKTTSTARQVLFGYGSVATSQQFALWLDAGGGSMTAWGSGTGNDKVFALANRLNDGGWHHVVQTYDGTSLTIYIDGVSLPSQQATRNTVMDRYGFGIGAIINPSDGNSGGYFNGWMDEVAFYTSVLSQATVTEHYQLGGAVADQAGPTGGSVDASGLAGTGSRWSTSTTLSLVLAKGTDPSGVAATGAELRRSSAPLTTNGTTEGACGTFTGYAVVASDPPSPATDPVADQACYRYEYEVADGFGNTSVYTSPNIKVDTTPPAPPVLTFSSFINTYWSGTGSTVYYRSGAASGEFQVAATTSDPTSGISVRTFPQLGTGWTAALVGANVKYSWSTPPSAPGTRNVTATNHAGGVSANAPFTPTADGVAPSGGTLSYADGATSNTTVSVSFTAGTDSESGLGTRVLQRASAPLTDSTCGTFTTFATVTGGTNPGSPFADPVTRNSCYQYRYLVSDNVGNQQAVTSANVVKVWPTYLGSVSSSTSLVNQYRLGEATTSSDSFTGATGALLQNRTGEMAAAWTRHPASSADATITAGGRVRKAGTSTMGALYYASGVPATADYIVETDIYVATNLTNDMAGVVGRLDTTNVNGTYYYARYEQTTQVWILYKVVNGTWTWLGQSATQALTVGSTYRLALDMTGASIRVLVDGVQVVAVTDAGIGAAGRGGLALGFHGSSATTVTDTTGMHLDNFRTTPAMVDAKGTNSGDYLSGPVLGVSGAIAGDASTAAQFDGVNDFASVNRQVADDFSIEFWFKSTQGIGTGTQWWQGAGLVDAQITGSANDFGVSLRADGRVVAGVGTPDVSIVSTTGGYNNGAWHHVVFTRTRASGALALYVDGAAAGSATGSTLSLTSASAINFGRLLTGTNYYAGVLDEVAVYNTALTPGAITAHYGSAQ
- the ruvC gene encoding crossover junction endodeoxyribonuclease RuvC is translated as MRVLGIDPGLTRCGIGVVDGEVGRPLTLIDVNVLRTSADQPVAQRLVTIEKGIDAWLDEYSPDAVAVERVFARSDSSTIIGTAQASGIALVAAARRGLPIALHTPSEVKAAVSGSGRADKAQVGAMVTRILRLDAPPKPADAADALALAITHIWRGGAQARIDAALARQQRSVAAYSRSSIR
- the pdxT gene encoding pyridoxal 5'-phosphate synthase glutaminase subunit PdxT translates to MPLPTIGVFALQGDVREHLAALSSLGAETLAVRRPEELARCDGLVLPGGESTTMYKLARIFDLLEPLRQRVRDGMPAFGTCAGMIMLADKVLDGTADQETIGGLDITVRRNAFGRQVDSFEGDLDFDGLDAPVHAVFIRAPWVERAGADVEVLGRVEGGPAAGTIVAVRQGPLMATSFHPEVGNDARIHRLFVSLVTDQMSQKS
- the ruvA gene encoding Holliday junction branch migration protein RuvA; this translates as MIAFVRGEVAAVTLNSAVVEVGGVGLELMCTPGTLATLRTGQRAALPTSMVVREDSLTLFGFLDDDEKATFELVQTASGVGPKLAQAMLAVLPPDDLRRAVASEDVPTLTKVPGIGQKGAQRIILELRDRLGAPADVIRRGGPVVAATWRDQVQQGLVGLGWSAKEADKAVDAVADDAGDQPDVSALLRAALRTLSKA
- the yajC gene encoding preprotein translocase subunit YajC, with the protein product MPESLATLLPIAAIALIFWLLIVRPASRRQKQIAQLQSGLSTGDKVMLSAGIYGVITATTDDRVHVQIADGVIVEAARGAVASVDRAPVTDDVEPPHDTEEN
- the secD gene encoding protein translocase subunit SecD yields the protein MAGRTKRYRPGRTLVAYFAGLAILFGLVAIGGAWKPELGLDLQGGTRITLIAKGDPDAANLEEARKIIDQRVNGSGVSEAEVVKEGNGIIVVEIPGKNRRDLVDTVERQAQLRFRLVALAAQSAAGAAEPTDPTTTDAPGSGVLAPTPTPKPTKKPGGKASDQPTESPTATPKNRAPYAWADGESPSPSAPASEPTAPSDDSTIVVPGEGASEGAGTGDGGGEASVDKPLEWMDNPGTQWTQKFNDFTCPAGGAIPVVDDNPAKPLITCDENGFKYLLSKTMIEGTALDNAATEAPNQQQTQWGVGLQFDGAGTKTFTTISQTLYGTEKQFAIVLDGNVISAPTMRGLITDGKASITGNFKQSEADSLATSLKFGALPIAFEDPSTETIGPSLAGDQLTAGLTAGAFGLGLVLIYCLFYYRGLGLVVVASLLAAAATTYSLVLLLSKTAGFTLTLPGIAGLIIAVGITADSFIIFFERIRDEMREGKSMRVAVETGWKRAKVTRLAAQVVSLLSAAVLYIFATGVVKGFGFALGLSTLVDLAILFWFTKPMVSWLAKFRFFNSGHKLSGLSTDSLGMEPAAVGGKA
- a CDS encoding YebC/PmpR family DNA-binding transcriptional regulator, translated to MSGHSKWATTKHKKAVVDARRGKMFAKLIKNIEVAARMGGGDITGNPTLYDAIQKAKKSSVPNDNIDRAVKRGSGAETGGADYQTIMYEGYGPSGVAMLIECLTDNRNRAAMEVRTAMTRNGGSLADPGSVSFLFHRKGVVIVPVDQDGKQVSEDDVLEATLEAGADAVNDLGEAFEVVSEPTDLVAVRTALQAGGIDYDSAEASFVPDMQVELDADGAAKVFRLIDALEDLDDVQNVFANSDVSDDVMAQLSDDDD
- the ruvB gene encoding Holliday junction branch migration DNA helicase RuvB, encoding MDAAEDEHFRSLTVADADGDERAVEAALRPRSLDEVVGQTRVRDQLGLVLEAARQRGRAPDHVLLSGPPGLGKTTLAMIIAHEMSTPLRLTSGPAITHAGDLAAILSGLNDGDVLFVDEIHRMSRPAEEMLYMAMEDFRVDVIIGKGPGATAIPLEIPPFTLVGATTRAGLLPGPLRDRFGFTAHLEFYEPHELDRIVKRSAGLLEVDARPDGTSEIASRSRGTPRVANRLLRRVRDFAQVRADGVVNLEVARAALDLYEVDESGLDRLDRAVLDVLCRRFGGGPVGVSTLAVAVGEERETVEEVAEPYLVRCGFLARTPRGRMATPAAWRHLGLAVPPGAGIGDATLFEE